One genomic segment of Pempheris klunzingeri isolate RE-2024b chromosome 21, fPemKlu1.hap1, whole genome shotgun sequence includes these proteins:
- the LOC139221203 gene encoding lethal(3)malignant brain tumor-like protein 4, which produces MKNKVSSTQVSVKRRSWSWQQYLNEQKAEAAPLPLFVQAQSIPSRRTGFKVGMKLEGVDRLHPSMFCVLTVAEVIGCRLRLHIDGYSECYDFWVNADSADIKPAGWCKDNNHRLHPPKGYSETDFDWPLYLQSTSSHAAPLTLFTCRTASCGFRVGMKLEAVDRKNPGLVCVASVADVINDHFLVHFDNWDDTYDYWCDSSSPYIHPVGWCEEQGRPLTAPQGHPNPENFVWDEYLQDTGSTATPSSAFTRRAPHGFQVNQKLEAVDRRNPMLIRVATVTDTEDYRVKVHYDGWSQQFDVWCDSDLCDLHPVGWCQRTGHPLEPPPGSCPPSPSQGVCPTPGCRGVGHIRGAKYTGHHSAFGCPYSDINLRKEAVLPDRLGGERAVTLVPVAICHRSVHVKTETRDETLPLPLGKRRRETDRLSQPTKFLHVKQEEEELPLRAQSPAAESSLQAALHQSVFLSAMSAQPGRDLSLCWEQHRKLLPGVTGVHADAVQQWSVQQVSDFIESLPGCEEQAKQFRDEQIDGRAFLLLTQRDIVRIMSIKLGPALKIYNSILMFKHTEDGSQSHAEDGSQSHAEDGSQSHAEDTDT; this is translated from the exons ATGAAGAACAAAGTGAGCAGCActcaag tgagtGTGAAGAGGCGGTCCTGGTCCTGGCAGCAGTACCTGAATGAACAGAAAGCTGAAGCTGCTCCTCTGCCACTGTTTGTACag gccCAGTCCATTCCCAGTAGGAGAACTGGTTTTAAAGTTGGGATGAAGCTGGAGGGCGTCGACCGGCTGCATCCATCCATGTTCTGTGTGCTGACGGTTGctgag gtGATAGGCTGTCGGCTCCGTCTTCATATCGACGGGTACTCAGAGTGCTATGACTTCTGGGTAAACGCTGACTCTGCAGACATCAAGCCGGCTGGCTGGTGTAAAGACAACAACCACAGGCTCCACCCCCCCAAAG gcTATAGTGAGACAGATTTTGATTGGCCGCTCTACCTTCAGTCCACCAGCTCTCATGCTGCTCCTCTGACCCTGTTCACCTGTCGCACTGCA agcTGTGGCTTCCGTGTGGGGATGAAGCTGGAGGCGGTCGACAGGAAGAATCCCGGACTCGTCTGCGTCGCCTCTGTTGCTGATGTCATCAATGACCACTTCCTGGTTCACTTCGACAACTGGGATGATACGTACGACTActg gtgtgacagcagcagtccaTACATCCATCCCGTTGGCTGGTGTGAAGAGCAGGGACGACCTCTGACTGCCCCCCAGG gtCATCCAAACCCAGAGAACTTTGTGTGGGACGAGTACCTGCAGGACACTGGTTCCACCGCCACCCCCAGTTCAGCCTTCACACGG agagctCCACACGGTTTCCAGGTGAACCAGAAATTGGAGGCAGTTGACAGGAGGAACCCCATGTTGATCCGCGTCGCCACGGTAACAGATACAGAGGACTACAGGGTGAAG GTTCACTATGACGGCTGGTCGCAGCAGTTTGACGTCTGGTGTGACAGCGACCTCTGTGACCTTCATCCTGTCGGCTGGTGTCAACGCACAGGACACCCACTGGAGCCCCCCCCAG gttcctgccccccctccccttctcaGGGAGTGTGTCCCACTCCGGGCTGCCGAGGAGTCGGACACATCAGAGGAGCCAAATACACCGGACACCACAG TGCCTTCGGATGTCCGTACTCCGACATTAACCTGCGGAAGGAGGCGGTGCTTCCTGACAggctgggaggagagagagccgTCACCCTGGTACCTGTCGCCATCTGTCACAGGAGTGTTCATGTGAAGACGGAGACCAGAGACGAGACTCTGCCGCTTCCTCtggggaagagaagaagagagacagacag ACTGTCCCAGCCAACCAAATTCCTCCATgtgaaacaggaagaggaggagcttCCCCTCAGAGCCCAGAGTCCAG caGCGGAGTCCAGTCTGCAGGCCGCCCTCCACCAGTCTGTCTTCCTGTCAGCCATGTCGGCGCAGCCCGGCCGCGACCTGTCACTCTGCTGGGAGCAACACCGCAAACTGCTGCCGGGCGTCACCGGAGTCCACGCAGACGCCGTCCAACAGTGGAGCGTCCAGCAG gTGTCAGACTTCATTGAGTCTCTTCCCGGCTGTGAGGAACAGGCCAAACAGTTCAGGGACGAG CAAATTGATGGGCGGGCCTTCCTTCTACTCACCCAACGGGACATCGTCAGGATCATGTCAATCAAACTTGGTCCCGCCCTCAAAATCTACAACTCTATCCTGATGTTCAAACACACTGAAGACGGGAGCCAATCACACGCTGAGGACGGGAGCCAATCACACGCTGAGGACGGGAGCCAATCACATGCTGAGGACACTGACACCTGA